One genomic window of Solanum dulcamara chromosome 12, daSolDulc1.2, whole genome shotgun sequence includes the following:
- the LOC129875702 gene encoding NAD(P)H-quinone oxidoreductase subunit K, chloroplastic-like: MAPSLVRLYEQIPEPKYVIAMGACTITGGMFSTDSYSTVPKVQRMNEAMIDVIPTRESLHEGAYGSRVVIEFFNSEQCFEFQGNRYEAVDEQSIGDAGFANGFAANKAPTEMGVVGAIDLPRDGECGVSNHPSYAPYLTNEKLIWRPSS, encoded by the exons ATGGCCCCCTCTTTAGTGAGATTATATGAGCAAATACCTGAACCAAAATATGTTATTGCTATGGGAGCCTGTACAATTACAGGCGGGATGTTCAGTACCGATTCTTATAGTACTGTTCCCAAGGTTCAACGAATGAATGAAGCTATGATCGACGTGATTCCCACCCGTGAATCACTTCACGAAGGAGCCT ATGGTTCAAGAGTGGttattgagttcttcaattcagagCAATGCTTCGAATTCCAA GGCAACAGGTACGAAGCGGTTGATGAACAAAGCATAGGAGATGCGGGCTTTGCAAATGGATTTGCCGCGAATAAAGCACCCACAGAAATGGGTGTAGTCGGAGCAATTGACTTACCTAGAGATGGGGAATGCGGTGTTTCAAATCACCCATCTTATGCTCCTTATTTAACAAACGAAAAACTTATTTGGAGGC